A single region of the Manihot esculenta cultivar AM560-2 chromosome 12, M.esculenta_v8, whole genome shotgun sequence genome encodes:
- the LOC110628915 gene encoding transcription factor MYB10: MVRTTAVDKNGLKKGSWNKEEDDKLRDYIQKYGHWNWRELPKYAGREPYCLSRCGKSCRLRWVNYLRPGVKHGNFSKEEDDLIIQLHQELGNKWSRIATKLPGRTDNDIKNHWHTHLKKRGKQSRASKAEVEAQSTETPESLTSPSKKLEAADQSDVVNKTPSLPTILESFPLSKESSYRSSASAGLNFFAEDSLTSMEIFGESGEDFWTRPFVADNAYDQDDYISSYTLYYDDNLDFFYQVLQELPDNYM; encoded by the exons ATGGTCAGGACCACTGCAGTAGATAAAAATGGATTGAAGAAGGGTTCATGgaataaagaagaagatgacAAGTTGAGAGATTATATTCAGAAATATGGCCACTGGAACTGGCGTGAACTTCCCAAGTATGCTGGTAGGGAACCTTACT GCCTGTCAAGGTGTGGCAAGAGCTGCAGATTACGGTGGGTTAACTACCTCCGGCCTGGTGTAAAACATGGGAACTTCTCCAAGGAAGAAGATGATTTGATCATTCAACTGCATCAAGAACTTGGAAATAA ATGGTCCAGAATTGCCACGAAATTACCAGGAAGAACTGACAATGACATTAAAAACCATTGGCACACCCACTTAAAGAAGAGAGGGAAGCAATCCCGGGCATCAAAGGCTGAGGTGGAAGCGCAATCTACCGAAACCCCAGAAAGCCTGACCAGTCCAAGCAAAAAGTTAGAAGCAGCAGATCAAAGTGATGTTGTTAATAAAACTCCATCTCTTCCAACAATATTGGAGAGCTTTCCTTTGTCCAAAGAAAGCTCTTATCGTTCTTCTGCATCGGCCGGCCTGAATTTTTTTGCAGAAGATAGCCTCACCTCAATGGAAATATTTGGAGAATCAGGTGAAGATTTCTGGACTCGACCATTTGTAGCAGATAATGCCTACGACCAAGATGATTATATTTCATCCTATACTCTATACTATGATGACAATTTGGATTTCTTCTACCAAGTGCTGCAAGAACTGCCAGATAACTACATGTAA